CAGCTCCTACAGGAACTTCCCCTAGAGCAAGTGCTTTAGCCGCTTCCTCAAGAGCCAGCTCCATATAAAAATGGTGGTTAATTTTTTTCACCTGCTTTAGCCAAGTTTTCCGCAAATATAATGGTAGTATTCTTTCAAAGTAGAAGACTTTCCGCCTCTTTTTTCTACTAAAATATTAAAGCGCAACATTTTTTCGCTTAGCTGTTTTTTAATTTGCTTTCTTTCTTCTTCGGAACAACAAGTCTCTAACAACATATTAAGGTTCAATATTTCTTTTTTAACTTCTAATTCCTCAGGCAAAAAACCGGAGTTTTTTAAAATAATATAACTTGCCCGCAATTCTTCTGGGACAAAAGTCAGATCCTCAATTTTCAATGGCTTACCCTGGCCAGGAAGGTTTTCAAGTTCTCCAT
The Bacillota bacterium LX-D genome window above contains:
- a CDS encoding DUF1992 domain-containing protein; this encodes MDFLTRMAEDKIREAIQNGELENLPGQGKPLKIEDLTFVPEELRASYIILKNSGFLPEELEVKKEILNLNMLLETCCSEEERKQIKKQLSEKMLRFNILVEKRGGKSSTLKEYYHYICGKLG